One genomic window of Candidatus Nezhaarchaeota archaeon includes the following:
- a CDS encoding winged helix-turn-helix domain-containing protein produces MRREHPLKYLLGWLISGTRGGPTRARIIMALRESPQNANQLAKVLRVDYKTVRHHLEILERNGLVTSMGKGYGATYFLSPALEENYEVFEEIVKKIWKKLKEGG; encoded by the coding sequence TTGCGTCGAGAGCACCCGCTAAAGTACTTGCTCGGCTGGCTAATTTCTGGCACTAGGGGAGGGCCTACTAGGGCTAGGATAATAATGGCGTTAAGGGAGTCTCCTCAAAACGCAAACCAGCTAGCTAAGGTATTGAGGGTAGACTACAAGACCGTGAGGCACCACCTAGAGATCTTGGAGAGGAACGGCTTAGTGACCTCGATGGGTAAGGGCTACGGCGCAACGTACTTCCTATCCCCAGCCCTAGAGGAGAACTATGAGGTGTTTGAGGAAATTGTGAAGAAAATCTGGAAAAAGCTAAAGGAGGGGGGCTAA
- a CDS encoding trypsin-like peptidase domain-containing protein, translated as MSYTEEVRRSSLRLVVVLAIILACSSGALGFFLGYWSSSSSISYLQSQVTSLQSQLSQLQRAIEALRLSEVRYHVVVSNVSLPGLYEGVKDSVVMVRSKSPQLQAQGSGFIYNFSGRLVVVTNYHVVAEAAEVTVRLASGDEYLATVLGSDPYADLAVLSVNAPLDKLKPLEVVSSSTLRVGDVVIAVGNPYGLVGSLSIGVVSALGRTIAVEQAGGYPIANVIQTTTPLNPGNSGGPLLNLRGQVVGVTTAIVRDSQGLGFAIPSNTILREIASLVVNGTYDRHPWLGAAGMDVTFDVAKERGLSVTYGWLVTDLVRGGPAEKAGLRRGDVIVEVDGARVRGIDDLASYLEEYASPGQVVELTVVRGSDVLTILVVLGARPPLQR; from the coding sequence ATGAGCTACACCGAGGAGGTTAGGCGTAGCTCTCTAAGACTAGTCGTCGTACTCGCCATAATTCTAGCTTGCTCATCAGGGGCCCTAGGCTTCTTCCTAGGGTACTGGAGTAGCTCAAGCAGTATTAGCTATCTACAGAGCCAAGTCACCAGCCTTCAGAGCCAGCTCTCACAGCTTCAACGAGCAATCGAGGCCCTGAGGCTAAGCGAAGTCCGCTACCATGTAGTTGTTAGCAACGTCTCACTGCCAGGGCTCTACGAGGGGGTTAAGGACTCCGTCGTCATGGTTAGGTCTAAGTCTCCTCAGCTTCAGGCTCAAGGCTCCGGCTTCATCTACAACTTTAGCGGGAGGCTGGTGGTCGTTACTAACTACCACGTCGTCGCAGAGGCGGCTGAGGTAACCGTTAGGCTGGCGAGCGGAGACGAGTACCTAGCGACAGTGCTAGGCTCAGACCCCTACGCTGACTTAGCAGTGCTCTCAGTCAACGCTCCGCTAGACAAGCTTAAGCCGCTGGAGGTAGTTAGCTCCTCGACGCTGAGGGTGGGCGACGTAGTGATTGCTGTAGGAAACCCCTATGGATTAGTCGGCTCACTAAGCATAGGCGTAGTTAGCGCCTTAGGAAGGACGATAGCTGTGGAGCAGGCTGGGGGGTACCCTATTGCCAACGTGATCCAGACGACGACCCCCTTAAACCCAGGGAACTCAGGAGGGCCGCTGCTAAACTTGAGGGGGCAGGTGGTCGGGGTGACGACAGCTATCGTCAGAGACTCTCAAGGGCTAGGCTTCGCCATACCCTCGAACACGATACTACGCGAGATAGCGTCCCTAGTGGTAAACGGGACCTACGATAGGCACCCGTGGCTAGGCGCCGCGGGGATGGACGTGACTTTCGACGTTGCGAAGGAGCGTGGGTTAAGCGTAACCTACGGCTGGCTAGTAACTGACCTAGTGCGTGGAGGGCCCGCGGAGAAAGCTGGGCTGAGGAGAGGAGACGTCATAGTGGAGGTGGACGGGGCTAGGGTCAGGGGCATCGACGACCTCGCATCCTACCTAGAGGAGTACGCATCGCCAGGTCAGGTGGTCGAGCTGACCGTAGTCAGGGGCAGCGACGTGCTAACCATCCTAGTGGTGCTAGGAGCTAGGCCTCCTCTTCAACGCTGA
- the rnhB gene encoding ribonuclease HII, with the protein MKVRVGVDEAGRGCLIGPLFIAAAAFTEEGLRRLKMAGMRDSKKLTRRRREELEALIRREAVALCLHRVEPWVIDSCNVNEAELSTIASLLSELGGKLKGVAVEAVTIDLFGREEELRRLVSELFPGAEANLAHDADALYAECSAASIVAKVERDRFVDQLKQVYGDFGSGYSSDPRTLKWLRLAAASGSLPPCVRRSWKTLLKYAPGLFVNKRLKRQPSSTGLQPYF; encoded by the coding sequence TTGAAGGTAAGGGTGGGCGTCGACGAGGCTGGTAGAGGCTGCTTAATAGGCCCGCTCTTCATAGCCGCGGCGGCCTTTACTGAGGAGGGCCTGCGCAGGCTGAAGATGGCTGGTATGAGGGATAGCAAGAAGCTAACGAGGAGGCGAAGAGAGGAGCTAGAGGCGTTGATAAGGAGGGAGGCCGTAGCCCTGTGCCTTCATAGGGTCGAGCCCTGGGTCATCGACTCTTGCAACGTTAACGAGGCTGAGCTGAGCACCATAGCCAGCCTTCTAAGCGAGCTTGGGGGCAAGCTGAAGGGGGTAGCTGTAGAGGCGGTCACCATAGACCTGTTCGGCCGAGAAGAGGAGCTTAGAAGGCTAGTTAGCGAGCTCTTTCCAGGGGCCGAGGCCAACCTCGCCCACGACGCCGACGCGCTCTACGCTGAGTGCTCAGCAGCCTCTATCGTAGCCAAGGTGGAGCGGGACCGCTTCGTCGACCAGCTTAAGCAAGTCTACGGGGACTTCGGGAGCGGCTACTCGTCAGACCCTAGGACCCTTAAGTGGCTTAGGCTCGCAGCGGCGTCCGGCAGCCTGCCGCCATGCGTAAGGCGCAGCTGGAAGACCTTACTTAAATACGCTCCAGGCCTCTTCGTAAACAAGAGGCTTAAGCGGCAGCCTTCGTCCACGGGCCTTCAACCCTACTTTTGA
- a CDS encoding YkgJ family cysteine cluster protein — MAKFQCLNCARCCRGLTVPVTRLDLAKWLRLGLYWLAASVVEVRGLEAFRMGSTLIYAMPRRVDGSCLYLDGFNCSIYPVRPLVCVLFPFAYSSRKDEVGPHPWAPLNCEAFRKGLVEVSEEEGAKLLEIARALFKELRGVDGNKEDYEKLVGEARARLRASVSYASQLYQPPVLPRLANPPRALYLS, encoded by the coding sequence GTGGCCAAGTTCCAGTGCTTAAACTGCGCCCGGTGCTGTAGAGGGCTCACCGTGCCCGTGACTAGGCTCGACTTAGCTAAGTGGCTTCGCCTAGGCTTGTACTGGCTAGCGGCCTCCGTGGTCGAGGTTAGGGGGCTCGAGGCGTTTAGGATGGGGTCGACGCTCATCTACGCTATGCCTAGGCGCGTTGATGGGAGCTGCCTGTACTTAGACGGCTTTAACTGCTCAATCTACCCCGTCAGGCCGCTCGTGTGCGTACTATTTCCATTTGCCTACAGCTCGCGTAAAGACGAGGTAGGGCCTCACCCATGGGCCCCGCTAAACTGCGAGGCGTTTAGGAAAGGGCTAGTGGAGGTTAGTGAGGAGGAGGGGGCGAAGTTACTAGAAATAGCTAGGGCTCTATTTAAGGAGCTTAGGGGGGTCGATGGGAACAAGGAGGACTATGAGAAGCTGGTGGGAGAGGCTAGGGCTAGGCTTCGAGCCAGCGTAAGCTACGCCAGCCAGCTATACCAACCCCCCGTCCTACCTAGGCTCGCGAACCCGCCCCGCGCTCTATACTTAAGCTAG
- a CDS encoding DUF2119 domain-containing protein has product MLSVKVYELPSGIEGPVRLYVGGLHGREGRVTAPVLRTLLSERPPPTGKLVVVPALCCRKKHVSTLREAYYETEEGVKLLRLLSTYSPHIYVELHCYRASAYRLLTDPVVRARRGAPPLLDVGSGVLIGAASPKLYARFSPPLSIVIELPCRGGGVEEALRILRIVRDSSEVEEALRRLEEEYPEQARRIKKYLEAYVDKPVGAVRSGGAVR; this is encoded by the coding sequence TTGCTTAGCGTCAAGGTCTACGAGCTGCCCTCAGGTATTGAGGGGCCTGTGAGGCTTTACGTCGGGGGGCTCCACGGCCGCGAAGGCAGGGTCACTGCCCCTGTCCTTAGGACGCTGCTCTCTGAACGCCCTCCCCCTACAGGTAAGTTAGTCGTAGTCCCAGCTCTATGCTGCAGGAAGAAGCACGTAAGCACCTTGAGAGAGGCTTACTACGAGACTGAGGAGGGCGTTAAGCTCCTTAGGCTACTTAGCACCTACTCGCCGCACATATACGTCGAGCTCCACTGCTACAGAGCTTCAGCATACAGGCTACTAACAGACCCCGTAGTAAGGGCTAGGAGGGGGGCCCCTCCGCTCCTAGACGTCGGCAGCGGCGTACTAATAGGGGCTGCCTCCCCAAAGCTCTACGCTAGGTTTAGCCCGCCGCTAAGCATTGTCATAGAGCTACCATGCCGCGGGGGAGGGGTTGAGGAGGCCCTACGCATACTTAGGATAGTGAGGGATTCGAGCGAAGTTGAGGAGGCCCTCCGAAGGCTTGAGGAAGAGTACCCTGAGCAAGCCCGTAGGATTAAGAAGTACCTTGAAGCCTACGTAGATAAGCCCGTCGGGGCCGTGCGTAGCGGAGGAGCCGTACGCTAA
- a CDS encoding PINc/VapC family ATPase, with protein sequence MLRYIPDLSAIRSGALTRLIEEGRVSGEVLLHRAVVSELERRASLGDFRGLEEVRQAREVAAKLGARVELVGEAGAWGEGDLSTKVREAAFSLGAVLVTCDYVVAKSAEALGVEVLYEPPRGRLALEEFFKSPDVMSVHLKEGVLPRVKRGTPGKWVFEVVRKDAIMRAELENLIEEVIERARTFEDGFVEVEREGSTIVQLGPYRIVITRPPFSDGLEVTAVRPIVKLSLEDYALPKKLTDRLEAQAEGILIAGAPGMGKTTFAQALAEFYLRKGKVVKTIEAPRDLQLPPEATQYSKSRSSSEEIHDILLLSRPDYTIFDEMRDTEDFKLFADLRLAGVGMVGVVHATTPIDAIQRFVGRVELGMIPSVVDTVVFIKNGVVSKVYALETVVKVPHGLREEDLARPVVVVKDFLTEEPEYELYVFGERTFVVPVKRAVKGLEAAKKLVEEVVRKFSPEYRVEVSEDGTVAIYVPKGYTSIVMKKCRKKIIRAGRSVGVSAVEVYPLLE encoded by the coding sequence ATGTTGAGGTACATCCCGGACCTCTCAGCTATTAGGTCTGGCGCCCTCACTAGGCTAATCGAGGAGGGCAGGGTTAGTGGAGAGGTCCTTCTCCACAGGGCGGTTGTTAGCGAGCTTGAGCGCAGGGCATCGCTAGGGGACTTTAGAGGGCTAGAGGAGGTTAGGCAGGCTAGAGAGGTAGCAGCTAAGCTAGGCGCGAGGGTTGAGCTAGTTGGAGAAGCAGGCGCCTGGGGGGAGGGGGACCTTAGTACTAAGGTGCGGGAGGCAGCTTTCTCCCTCGGCGCAGTCCTAGTTACCTGCGACTACGTGGTAGCTAAGTCGGCTGAGGCGCTGGGCGTTGAGGTTCTCTACGAGCCTCCGCGAGGTAGGCTTGCGCTAGAGGAGTTCTTTAAGTCCCCGGACGTAATGTCGGTCCACCTCAAGGAAGGGGTGCTGCCTAGAGTAAAGAGGGGGACCCCGGGCAAGTGGGTCTTCGAGGTGGTGAGGAAGGACGCTATTATGCGCGCTGAGCTTGAGAACCTCATCGAGGAGGTCATAGAGAGGGCTAGGACCTTCGAGGACGGCTTCGTGGAGGTGGAGCGGGAGGGGTCTACGATAGTGCAGCTGGGGCCGTACAGGATAGTCATAACTAGGCCCCCGTTCTCCGACGGGCTGGAGGTCACCGCGGTGAGGCCGATAGTTAAGCTCAGCCTAGAGGACTACGCTCTACCTAAGAAGCTCACCGATCGCTTAGAGGCCCAGGCCGAGGGGATCTTGATAGCCGGCGCGCCGGGGATGGGTAAGACTACGTTTGCTCAAGCGCTAGCTGAGTTTTACTTAAGGAAGGGGAAGGTGGTGAAGACCATAGAGGCGCCCAGGGACCTCCAGCTACCCCCCGAGGCGACGCAGTACTCTAAGTCGAGGAGTAGCTCTGAAGAAATCCACGACATCCTCCTGCTGAGCCGCCCAGACTACACTATCTTCGACGAAATGAGGGATACCGAGGACTTCAAGCTCTTCGCAGACCTAAGGCTGGCGGGGGTAGGGATGGTGGGCGTGGTGCACGCGACGACCCCCATAGACGCTATTCAGCGCTTCGTAGGCCGCGTCGAGCTGGGCATGATACCCTCGGTGGTGGACACGGTCGTATTCATTAAGAACGGCGTGGTCAGTAAGGTGTACGCCCTGGAGACCGTGGTTAAGGTCCCCCACGGCCTGAGGGAGGAGGACTTAGCTAGGCCCGTGGTAGTAGTCAAGGACTTCCTCACCGAGGAGCCTGAGTACGAGCTCTACGTCTTCGGCGAGAGGACCTTCGTAGTCCCGGTGAAGAGGGCGGTCAAGGGGCTGGAGGCTGCTAAGAAGCTCGTCGAGGAGGTAGTCCGCAAGTTCTCGCCTGAGTACCGAGTGGAGGTTAGTGAGGACGGCACGGTAGCTATCTACGTGCCGAAGGGCTACACCTCGATAGTGATGAAGAAGTGTAGGAAGAAGATAATTAGGGCTGGGCGCAGCGTAGGCGTCTCGGCCGTAGAGGTCTACCCGCTCCTTGAGTAG
- a CDS encoding haloacid dehalogenase, with amino-acid sequence MMASLESVISKIASHLDERDLVREEAIRLVREVARLSKQVVRCVRSMSLEEARAKASEMKSLVESLNAKLANYPELYYSGLVYGALSEYAEAILLLGVVEDGGVKSYEELMIPPVPYLQGLGDVVGELRRLVLDKVKEGGFGDAWRLFKVMEAILEGMSRLDYPEALAPGVRHRVDVARGLVDATLAFLIDVEARWRLEQELRRVRRAGDAPAHGPRGASGEPPSY; translated from the coding sequence ATGATGGCTAGCCTAGAGTCCGTGATCTCAAAGATAGCCTCCCACCTTGACGAGAGGGACTTGGTGAGGGAGGAGGCCATTAGGCTCGTGAGGGAGGTCGCGCGGCTATCTAAGCAGGTGGTAAGGTGCGTGAGGTCGATGAGCCTCGAGGAGGCTAGGGCGAAGGCCTCTGAGATGAAGAGCCTCGTGGAGTCCCTTAACGCTAAGCTAGCTAACTACCCTGAGCTCTACTACTCAGGCCTAGTGTATGGTGCGCTTAGCGAGTACGCTGAAGCGATCTTACTGCTGGGGGTCGTGGAGGACGGGGGCGTCAAGAGCTACGAGGAGCTTATGATCCCCCCGGTCCCCTACCTACAGGGGCTAGGGGACGTAGTAGGGGAGCTTAGGAGGCTTGTGCTCGACAAGGTGAAGGAGGGGGGCTTCGGAGATGCGTGGAGGCTCTTCAAGGTAATGGAGGCGATACTAGAGGGCATGTCTAGGCTGGACTACCCTGAGGCCCTAGCTCCTGGGGTGAGGCACAGGGTCGACGTCGCTAGGGGGCTGGTTGATGCTACCCTGGCCTTCCTGATCGACGTGGAGGCGCGCTGGAGGCTTGAGCAAGAGCTGAGGAGGGTGCGCCGCGCTGGCGACGCCCCGGCCCACGGTCCGCGGGGGGCTAGCGGAGAGCCGCCCTCCTACTAA